A stretch of DNA from Campylobacter concisus:
GTGAATCTTTTAAAAGATCTTGTATTTTTTGATTACAAATTTTAGGATATTCAGCCTTTTCAAAATAACTTTTAATGTCAGCCGTTCCAAGCGCAAAGGCATTTAAAGATAAAAATATAATAAGTAAAAATTTCACAAGGTATCACTTTTTATCTTATTTATTAGCTCATTTATTTCTGGCCTATTTTTATTTTTATTATATTCTTCTAATGCGCGCAATGCGTCATCTTTTTGTTTTAGCATATATTTTGCTTTAGCAAACATGATCCAAGACTCCTCAATGCTACTATCTAAATTATTTGCCGATAGTGCCCATTTTATAGTGTCGCTATATCTTTTGTCTTGATAGCATTTTCTTGCTATTTTAAGGGCGATTTCTGGATTTTTGCTTTTATTAAAATTTTCTTTTAGCATAGATATTTCATTGTTTTCACTTGAAATTTGAATATCAATTTTTGGCTTTGCCTTTGGTTCTAATTCTATTATCTCTTCATTTGGTAGAGGCTGTTCATTTTGTATATTTTCATTTTCAGTTGGTAAATTTAGCTTTAGCCAACCGCCACCACTTCTTTGTTTTTTATCTGGTGCCTGCTCTTTATTATCTTCATTTAGCTTTATGGATTGTTCTAGCTTTTTAGCTATTTTCTCAGCGAGCTCATCTTGTTTCTTATCTGATTCAAACCTCTCCTTTGCCTGCTCACTTTTTTGTTTGCCATCTTCTAAAATATTTTTGCTGACATTAGTTTCAGTAAAGGTTATGTTTTTTTCTTTTATATCTGTTTGTATTGTCAAATTTTTCTCAACTAAAGTTGGAGTATTGGTTGTCTCTTTTTCGTTTTTAGCATTTGAGAAAAATAAAAAAGCACCAAAGATAAAAGCAATTAGCAAGATCGTAATTATTAAAAGACCTAGCTTTTTATGTGATAACAATTTTAAAAAGCTATTTTTATTCTTTTTTTCGTACTCTTCATAAAGCTTTTCTAGCCTTTGAATTTCTTGTAACTCAAGCATGAATTATTCCTGTATCAAGTGCAGACATTGTCAAAATTTTAATATTTGCGTCCTCGCTACTTAATTTTGATGGCTGATTTTGTTCGTAATATTCACAAATTTCATAAAATTTATACATAATTTTATTTAGTGTGCGTAGATTTCCACAACAAAGCTCATAGGCTTTGTCATAGTCTTTTTTCTGAAAATTTAGGTATTTATCGTAGCCCTTTTGTCCTATTTTTCTTTGTAAATAAACTATGATTTCATTTGTGTTTGCACTTCCAAGCTCTATGCTCTCCCAAATTCTAGTTTGAAAATAGTCCTTTGCTAACACATCTTCATTTTCAGTTTTATGAATAGTAAATAGAAATTTAAATAATCTTGTATCGGCCATTAGCCTTATTTTTTCGATCAATTCAGTAGGATAAAGTTGTGCTTCATCCAGGATGACAACTATTTGGTTTTGTAAAATTTCATCTTTATTTTTAAATTCTTTTGAGTAGTGTGCGACAAAACTTTCAAAATTATTTATATTATCAAGCTTATTTCCGTATATATCCTCACAAAGGGCTTCTATAAATGTAGCCTCGCTAAAAAAAGGATGTGGAAAAAAAATTAATTTTTTATCCTTTTGAAGATCAGAGGCTATCTTGTTTAACAAAAAGGTCTTTCCACTACCAGGCTTGCCATAAAAAAGTATAAGCTTTAATGGCTTTTTTAGAGCCGAGACGATCTTATTGTAACAAGTGATTGAGTTATCTAGATTAACAAAATCAGCTACTTCGTCTTCGTTGATAAAGATATCTTTTATATCTGTATAAATATTCTTGTTATTCATAGATCGTTTTAGAAAAACCTAAGTCTTTTAATGATTGATTAAGTAGCTTTTTTTTGTCAAAATCAACTACATGAGGAGTGATGACAAAGATAAGCTCTGTTGTTTTTATATTGTCTCTTGTACTTTTAAAGACACCACCTATAAGTGGGATATCAGAAAGAAGAGGTACAGAAGTATTATTTTTACCCTTTGTCTGGCCTATTAATCCACCAAGAATAATAGTATCACCGCTATCAACTTGAACAACAGTTGAAAGCTTCTTTTGTACTGTATCTGGAGCAATCTCTCTTAACGCATTTTGTCTTGTGTCGTCTTCAGCGTATTTAAAGTTACTAAGCGATGGATTGATTCGAAGCATGATTTTATTATTATCAGAAACTTCTGGTAATAAATTTAATAATATGCCTATAAAAACAGAGTATTGTTTATAAGTAGTTGTTAGCCTATCACTATTGCTGTTTCCATTATCGGTTTTTTGTTGAACACGGTAGTTTATGTTATCACCAACTGAGATTAGAGCTTGCTGATTATTAAGTGTTGTTACTTTTGGGCTTGATATAACCTTTGTCTTTCCATTTGTCTCAAGAAAATTTATCATTCCATCAAGGCTAAAATTTAAATTAGCTGCAATATTTAATGTACGTCCAAATCCATCACTTAGGCTATTGCCTTTATTTGTCCAAGTAGCACTTGAACTCGGATTGTTTCTTGAATTGCCAATGTATGTATTAAATCCAAGTTCAAATTTACTCCAATCGACGCCTTGCTTGTATTCATTATTTAATTCAACTGAAATAATAGAAACATCAATAATTACTTGTTTTTTTAGTCTTTTTTGCATTTCATCTATATATTTTTCGACACGCTTAAGTTGAGAAGGAGTGGCCGTAACAGTGATAAGGCCTGCGTTTTGATTTATGATAGGATCAGGTGCTGTGATATGTTCGCTACTATTATTTAAAATAGCTTTGAGCTCAGCATCTAGTTTTTCCCAAAAATCAAACCTTTCGGTAGTTTTTATAAGGTTGCTTGAGCCTTGGGAACTATCATCTTGGGAATTATCGCTACTACTTGAACCACTAGAAATTTCAGATGGAGTAGCATCCACTGAAGCTTGGGTGACAGCAGTTCCTTCTCTAATAGAAGTTATATAATCTAGTTTAAAAATTTGAGTTTTTAAAGATGAAATTTTTAATACATTATTTGAAAACTCGTAGCTTAAATTTTTCTCACTTAAAAGCAGGTCAAAAACTTCGCTAAGACTCATATTTCTGATATTAACACCAAAAACTTTATCTTTTAGTTCTGTCTTGCTATAAGTATCCTTTGCAACAATGCTAAAGTTACACATCTCTGAAAGCTGATTTAACACATCTACTAGCGCAACAT
This window harbors:
- the mshL gene encoding pilus (MSHA type) biogenesis protein MshL; the encoded protein is MLRLKLNKILIIGALICLNMNYASANESSCLSKNFNMKISDDVALVDVLNQLSEMCNFSIVAKDTYSKTELKDKVFGVNIRNMSLSEVFDLLLSEKNLSYEFSNNVLKISSLKTQIFKLDYITSIREGTAVTQASVDATPSEISSGSSSSDNSQDDSSQGSSNLIKTTERFDFWEKLDAELKAILNNSSEHITAPDPIINQNAGLITVTATPSQLKRVEKYIDEMQKRLKKQVIIDVSIISVELNNEYKQGVDWSKFELGFNTYIGNSRNNPSSSATWTNKGNSLSDGFGRTLNIAANLNFSLDGMINFLETNGKTKVISSPKVTTLNNQQALISVGDNINYRVQQKTDNGNSNSDRLTTTYKQYSVFIGILLNLLPEVSDNNKIMLRINPSLSNFKYAEDDTRQNALREIAPDTVQKKLSTVVQVDSGDTIILGGLIGQTKGKNNTSVPLLSDIPLIGGVFKSTRDNIKTTELIFVITPHVVDFDKKKLLNQSLKDLGFSKTIYE
- a CDS encoding ATP-binding protein; translated protein: MNNKNIYTDIKDIFINEDEVADFVNLDNSITCYNKIVSALKKPLKLILFYGKPGSGKTFLLNKIASDLQKDKKLIFFPHPFFSEATFIEALCEDIYGNKLDNINNFESFVAHYSKEFKNKDEILQNQIVVILDEAQLYPTELIEKIRLMADTRLFKFLFTIHKTENEDVLAKDYFQTRIWESIELGSANTNEIIVYLQRKIGQKGYDKYLNFQKKDYDKAYELCCGNLRTLNKIMYKFYEICEYYEQNQPSKLSSEDANIKILTMSALDTGIIHA